The Scophthalmus maximus strain ysfricsl-2021 chromosome 7, ASM2237912v1, whole genome shotgun sequence genome includes a window with the following:
- the LOC118314832 gene encoding carbohydrate sulfotransferase 8-like isoform X1 encodes MCFVSSGAGGPVSPLWPLEKEVMSVGVSDPVGAVRSTVSTSDLRPQRSSPSVFDDSSVGSKQQVTKRHRKLLLKSSAPAGGEEQQQLRLAKTQESRRHLLNEICDKYQPGITGRPVFRRQVSRVYVEDRSRLLYCEVPKAGCSNWKRVLMVLGGSAASTRHIPHDAAHYANRLRRLESYDRVGIAERLRSYTKVLFVREPFERLVSAFRDKFESPNSYYHPVFGRPIISRYRANATRSALRTGAGVTFREFVQYLLDVRRPVGLDIHWEPVGQLCSPCLLRYSFIGKFERLEEEANMVLRSVGAPGNLTFPGFKDRNPLAERTSSTITQRYFSQLNATERQKAFDFFYMDYLMFDYPKPFKDLH; translated from the coding sequence gaagtgatgtcagtgGGCGTGTCTGACCCTGTTGGTGCAGTGAGGTCTACAGtgtcgacctctgacctcagaccACAGCGCTCGTCTCCGTCCGTGTTCGACGACTCTTCGGTCGGATCCAAGCAGCAGGTCACCAAACGCCACAGGAAGCTGCTCCTGAAGAGCAGCGCCCCCGCTGgtggagaggagcagcagcagctgaggctgGCGAAGACGCAGGAGTCCCGCCGCCACCTGCTGAACGAGATCTGTGACAAATACCAGCCGGGCATCACCGGGCGCCCGGTCTTTCGGCGGCAGGTGTCGCGGGTCTACGTGGAGGACCGGTCCCGGCTGCTGTACTGCGAGGTGCCTAAAGCCGGCTGCTCCAACTGGAAGCGGGTGCTGATGGTACTGGGAGGCAGCGCCGCCTCCACGCGACACATTCCTCACGACGCGGCGCATTACGCCAACCGGCTGCGGCGGCTGGAGAGCTATGACCGCGTCGGCATCGCCGAGCGACTCCGCTCCTACACCAAGGTGCTGTTCGTCCGGGAGCCGTTCGAGCGGCTGGTGTCGGCGTTTCGGGACAAGTTCGAGAGTCCGAACTCGTACTACCACCCCGTGTTTGGACGCCCCATCATCTCCAGGTACCGCGCCAACGCCACGCGCAGCGCGCTGCGGACCGGTGCCGGCGTCACGTTCAGGGAGTTCGTCCAGTACCTGCTGGACGTGCGTCGGCCGGTGGGCCTGGACATCCACTGGGAGCCGGTCGGCCAGCTGTGTAGCCCCTGTCTGCTCCGATACTCCTTCATCGGGAAGTTTGAGCGTCTGGAGGAAGAAGCCAACATGGTGCTGCGGAGCGTCGGGGCGCCAGGGAACCTCACGTTCCCCGGGTTCAAGGACCGGAACCCGCTGGCCGAGAGGACGTCGTCCACAATCACCCAGAGATACTTCTCTCAGCTCAACGCCACCGAGCGGCAGAAAGCCTTCGACTTCTTCTACATGGACTATCTGATGTTCGACTACCCCAAACCCTTCAAAGACCTGCACTGA
- the LOC118314832 gene encoding carbohydrate sulfotransferase 8-like isoform X2, whose translation MSVGVSDPVGAVRSTVSTSDLRPQRSSPSVFDDSSVGSKQQVTKRHRKLLLKSSAPAGGEEQQQLRLAKTQESRRHLLNEICDKYQPGITGRPVFRRQVSRVYVEDRSRLLYCEVPKAGCSNWKRVLMVLGGSAASTRHIPHDAAHYANRLRRLESYDRVGIAERLRSYTKVLFVREPFERLVSAFRDKFESPNSYYHPVFGRPIISRYRANATRSALRTGAGVTFREFVQYLLDVRRPVGLDIHWEPVGQLCSPCLLRYSFIGKFERLEEEANMVLRSVGAPGNLTFPGFKDRNPLAERTSSTITQRYFSQLNATERQKAFDFFYMDYLMFDYPKPFKDLH comes from the coding sequence atgtcagtgGGCGTGTCTGACCCTGTTGGTGCAGTGAGGTCTACAGtgtcgacctctgacctcagaccACAGCGCTCGTCTCCGTCCGTGTTCGACGACTCTTCGGTCGGATCCAAGCAGCAGGTCACCAAACGCCACAGGAAGCTGCTCCTGAAGAGCAGCGCCCCCGCTGgtggagaggagcagcagcagctgaggctgGCGAAGACGCAGGAGTCCCGCCGCCACCTGCTGAACGAGATCTGTGACAAATACCAGCCGGGCATCACCGGGCGCCCGGTCTTTCGGCGGCAGGTGTCGCGGGTCTACGTGGAGGACCGGTCCCGGCTGCTGTACTGCGAGGTGCCTAAAGCCGGCTGCTCCAACTGGAAGCGGGTGCTGATGGTACTGGGAGGCAGCGCCGCCTCCACGCGACACATTCCTCACGACGCGGCGCATTACGCCAACCGGCTGCGGCGGCTGGAGAGCTATGACCGCGTCGGCATCGCCGAGCGACTCCGCTCCTACACCAAGGTGCTGTTCGTCCGGGAGCCGTTCGAGCGGCTGGTGTCGGCGTTTCGGGACAAGTTCGAGAGTCCGAACTCGTACTACCACCCCGTGTTTGGACGCCCCATCATCTCCAGGTACCGCGCCAACGCCACGCGCAGCGCGCTGCGGACCGGTGCCGGCGTCACGTTCAGGGAGTTCGTCCAGTACCTGCTGGACGTGCGTCGGCCGGTGGGCCTGGACATCCACTGGGAGCCGGTCGGCCAGCTGTGTAGCCCCTGTCTGCTCCGATACTCCTTCATCGGGAAGTTTGAGCGTCTGGAGGAAGAAGCCAACATGGTGCTGCGGAGCGTCGGGGCGCCAGGGAACCTCACGTTCCCCGGGTTCAAGGACCGGAACCCGCTGGCCGAGAGGACGTCGTCCACAATCACCCAGAGATACTTCTCTCAGCTCAACGCCACCGAGCGGCAGAAAGCCTTCGACTTCTTCTACATGGACTATCTGATGTTCGACTACCCCAAACCCTTCAAAGACCTGCACTGA